One segment of Neoarius graeffei isolate fNeoGra1 chromosome 20, fNeoGra1.pri, whole genome shotgun sequence DNA contains the following:
- the foxj1a gene encoding forkhead box protein J1-A, whose protein sequence is MLSLSCTDSWPKGSVRLEEEVVSPATKAKDQIESSDFKISSSDNLDDSLTNLQWLQEFSILSANGRQQVISTNQHQRNLLEQQMSGEAPTSPLAGDLASIGMPLTPGKPTATAVPALCTLPSLVAHGHCPDEVDYKTNPHVKPPYSYATLICMAMQASKKNKITLSCIYKWITDNFCYFRHADPTWQNSIRHNLSLNKCFIKVPRQKDEPGKGGFWKIDPQYAERLLTGAYKKRKIPPVQINPALKTQLRMMSQPVMTVPTNIPDVLHVNAESQQLLEEFEEVTGLDQNWDPHLAETTSFNCWSAVKGCKRKQPYDHQAGGAKALCCSSSPLLAMEEPMGLGSLKGNFDWDALLNSALNGDLSLNEGGPLSPVPQDQDIMVHGIHVSSPEASVSTAESSMLIETQKYSDVDFDKETFLATEFLQSPWTEEEEENHPDFLCTSTIHINQLFDLGDSLSDDIDSKIESLL, encoded by the exons ATGCTGTCATTGAGCTGTACAGATTCATGGCCCAAGGGCTCAGTGAGGCTGGAGGAAGAAGTAGTCAGTCCTGCTACAAAGGCCAAGGACCAAATCgaaagcagtgatttcaaaatcagcAGTTCTGACAACCTGGATGATAGCCTGACCAATCTGCAGTGGTTACAAGAGTTCTCTATCCTCAGTGCCAATGGAAGGCAACAAGTGATTTCTACTAACCAACATCAAAGAAACCTCCTTGAGCAACAGATGAGTGGAGAAGCCCCCACATCTCCTCTCGCAGGTGACCTTGCCTCTATAGGCATGCCACTGACCCCTGGTAAGCCCACAGCAACAGCAGTTCCTGCCCTGTGCACTCTTCCCAGCTTGGTTGCACATGGACACTGCCCAGATGAAGTTGACTACAAGACAAACCCTCATGTCAAGCCACCATACTCATATGCCACCCTCATTTGTATGGCTATGCAGGCAAGcaagaaaaacaaaatcacacTCTCCTGTATCTATAAATGGATCACTGACAACTTCTGTTACTTCCGCCATGCTGACCCCACCTGGCAG AATTCCATCCGGCACAATCTCTCACTGAATAAATGCTTCATAAAAGTACCAAGACAGAAGGATGAGCCAGGAAAGGGTGGTTTCTGGAAGATTGATCCGCAATATGCTGAACGTCTCCTGACTGGGGCTTATAAGAAGCGAAAGATTCCTCCAGTACAGATTAACCCAGCTCTTAAAACTCAACTCAGAATGATGTCACAGCCAGTTATGACTGTGCCAACAAATATCCCAGATGTTCTCCATGTTAATGCTGAGTCACAACAGCTCTTAGAGGAATTTGAGGAAGTCACTGGACTTGACCAGAACTGGGATCCTCACCTAGCAGAAACCACTTCATTTAATTGCTGGAGTGCAGTAAAAGGCTGCAAAAGAAAACAGCCATATGACCACCAGGCTGGAGGTGCCAAAGCTCTGTGCTGCTCTAGCTCTCCACTGCTGGCCATGGAGGAACCAATGGGTCTTGGATCCCTTAAGGGTAATTTTGACTGGGATGCTCTGCTAAATTCAGCCCTGAATGGGGATTTGAGCCTGAATGAGGGTGGTCCTCTGAGCCCAGTACCACAAGATCAGGACATCATGGTACATGGCATTCATGTTAGCTCCCCGGAGGCCTCTGTCAGTACTGCAGAGAGTAGCATGCTAATAGAAACACAAAAATACAGTGATGTAGACTTTGACAAGGAGACATTTTTAGCCACAGAATTTTTACAGAGTCCTTGgacagaggaagaagaggagaatcatcctgattttctttgtacttctACTATTCACATCAATCAACTCTTTGATCTGGGAGATTCACTCAGTGACGATATTGACAGTAAAATTGAATCGCTTCTCTGA